The following are from one region of the Trichoderma breve strain T069 chromosome 5, whole genome shotgun sequence genome:
- a CDS encoding ribosomal protein s16 domain-containing protein, with protein sequence MSAVLGPDPLALIGRDGETAAPVQNILVKSKTPLPTNLSKPIAFYQTSLSSIYAEPPTSPYAMVVKIRLARFGRRNSPFYNIVVAHARTARNSRPLEVIGTYDPIPKPDPYDNSGKLHKDIKLDSQRARYWIGVGAQPTDTAWRLLSMVGILPKRNFAPKADESKGSVNAGDVRIR encoded by the exons ATGTCAGCGGTCCTAGGTCCTGATCCACTGGCTCTGATTGGCAGGGACGGCGAAACTGCGGCTCCGGTCCAAAATATTCTAGTCAAGTCCAAAACACCACTACCGACCAATCTTTCGAAGCCAATCGCATTTTATCAGACTTCGCTCTCCTCCATTTACGCCGAACCTCCAACCTCGCCATACGCCATGGTCGTTAAAATCCGTCTCGCCCGATTTGGGCGCCGAAACTCTCCCTTCTACAACATCGTTGTAGCTCATGCTCG CACTGCGCGCAACTCTCGTCCTCTCGAAGTCATTGGCACATACGACCCTATCCCAAAGCCCGATCCTTACGACAACTCTGGCAAGCTGCACAAGGACATCAAGCTTGACTCCCAGCGCGCACGGTACTGGATTGGTGTCGGCGCTCAACCCACCGACACGGCATGGCGACTGCTGTCCATGGTTGGCATCTTGCCAAAGCGGAACTTTGCTCCAAAGGCAGACGAGTCCAAGGGCAGCGTCAACGCGGGCGATGTGAGGATTCGATAA
- a CDS encoding transmembrane amino acid transporter protein domain-containing protein, whose protein sequence is MQSLSETPGQRSAFCRALATSRRSFAIIPPTLAITADTHRHPSDRLYRVSHDGYPLRYPEIGTDNWSLDQLPAEYQQEDRVASPGGSSSMSRSRRRAGKDGHGGQASMFSSIVNLLNTIVGAGTLAMPSVLSHMGIMLGTLLILWSGCTSAFGLYLQSRCARYLDRGTSSFFALSQMTYPNASVIFDAAIAIKCFGVGVSYMIIIGDLMPGVALGFNGNADKIPYLVDRHFWITAFMLLVIPLSFLKRLDSLKYTSIVALVSIGYLIILVIYHFSVDPHADPSNIRVIQWAGAVETLSALPVVVFAYTCHQNMFSIINEIKDNSPPSIVRVVGSSIGSAASIYVLVAITGYITFGNAIVGNIVSMYPTGVASTIGKAAIVVLVLFSIPLQVHPCRASLDAVFNWRPNRGNSSGGRAGSPLLNSAPAQRGDHGSTAPMSDLRFALLTTIILTLAYITALSVSSLDRVLAFVGSTGSTSISFILPGLFYYKISDPESIHHQRLAKEDDDMDGSDDSDVEDTGALAQSTHSIRSAASVASGRSGNGLRWRRKWRWDLEHVDNGLLRKMALALAIYGMVVMVVCLVMNIFFITAAH, encoded by the exons ATGCAGTCACTGTCGGAGACGCCAGGCCAGCGCAGCGCTTTCTGTAGGGCGCTGGCTA CCAGCCGCCGCTCGTTCGCCATCATCCCTCCGACGCTCGCTATTACCGCAGACACGCATCGTCACCCTTCAGATCGCCTCTATCGAGTGTCGCACGACGGCTACCCTCTGCGATACCCGGAGATTGGCACCGACAACTGGTCACTCGACCAACTTCCGGCTGAGTACCAGCAGGAGG ATAGGGTAGCCTCTCCTGGgggctccagcagcatgtcAAG ATCACGACGCCGAGCCGGTAAAGACGGCCATGGCGGGCAGGCCTCTATGTTTAGTAGCATCGTCAACCTGCTGAATACAA TTGTTGGAGCCGGCACGCTTGCCATGCCTTCAGTTTTATCGCACATGGGAATTATGCTAGGAACTCTTCTTATCCTCTGGTCTGGATGCACCTCTGCGTTTGGTCTCTACCTCCAGTCCCGATGCGCACGTTATCTCGACCGCGGAACGTCGTCCTTTTTCGCCCTGTCCCAGATGACATACCCAAATGCGTCCGTCATCTTTGACGCGGCTATCGCTATTAAATGCTTCGGCGTTGGAGTGTCATACATGATCATCATTGGCGACCTTATGCCTGGAGTTGCCTTGGGCTTCAACGGCAACGCGGACAAGATTCCCTATCTGGTAGACCGGCATTTTTGGATCACTGCTTTTATGCTCCTGGTTATTCCTCTGAGCTTTTTGAAGCGACTCGACTCACTCAAGTATACTAGCATCGTTGCTTTGGTATCTATCGGGtatctcatcatcctcgtcatctatCACTTCTCTGTCGACCCCCATGCCGACCCAAGCAACATTCGAGTCATCCAATGGGCTGGAGCTGTCGAGACCCTTAGCGCACTGCCGGTGGTTGTTTTCGCTTACACTTGCCACCAGAAC ATGTTCTCCATTATCAACGAAATCAAGGACAACTCCCCACCCAGCATTGTGCGAGTTGTTGGATCCAGCATTGGGTCTGCAGCATCTATCTATGTCTTGGTGGCCATTACTGGGTACATCACTTTTGGTAATGCTATCGTTGGAAACATTGTGTCCATGT ACCCCACCGGAGTCGCCTCTACAATTGGCAAGGCGGCCATCGTTGTGCTCGTCCTATTTTCTATTCCTCTACAGGTCCATCCTTGTCGTGCTTCTCTTGATGCCGTCTTCAATTGGCGACCCAACAGGGGCAACTCAAGCGGCGGCCGTGCTGGTTCCCCCTTGCTGAACTCAGCACCGGCTCAACGTGGAGACCACGGCAGCACTGCGCCAATGTCTGATCTCAGATTTGCCCTCCTTACTACGATCATTCTCACTCTAGCTTACATCACCGCTCTCTCAGTCAGCAGCCTTGACCGTGTTCTTGCCTTCGTTGGGAGCACGGGATCTACATCCATTAGCTTTATTCTACCTGGCCTGTTCTATTACAAAATCAGCGATCCCGAAAGCATCCACCATCAGCGCCTGGCCAaagaggacgacgacatgGATGGCTCTGACGATTCTGATGTCGAGGATACTGGGGCGCTTGCCCAGAGCACCCACAGCATTCGCAGTGCAGCCAGCGTCGCCAGCGGTCGAAGCGGAAATGGATTGCGGTGGCGTCGAAAATGGCGATGGGATTTGGAGCATGTCGACAACGGTCTTTTACGAAAGATGGCTCTAGCCCTAGCGATATACGGAATGGTCGTGATGGTGGTCTGCTTGGTCATGAACATTTTCTTCATTACGGCCGCCCACTGA
- a CDS encoding dynactin subunit p22 domain-containing protein: MSVEMDDPLDKTTLATISLLESRLLRIEHLLYGTTASPFSSQTQHDAALAKMDGLERRFSRMISQIRVYAELLKIYKSNPDLFHAPPPSQPPSQLDSEAVQSIVLSAASSFPATLSALTAVKDIPIPESSASASLISLTQRMKAIEATQIAQAAEISALRSRSEALVRSWYENGAVVNSQVLAHTEGKIQRVEREVRRRERIIEEEKQEE, translated from the exons ATGTCAGTGGAAATGGACGATCCCCTCGACAAAACGACCCTCGCGACCATCTCTCTGCTCGAATCGCGCCTCCTTCGAATCGAGCATCTCCTCTACGGCACCACCGCCTCGCCCTTTTCAAGCCAGACTCAGCATGATGCGGCCCTTGCGAAGATGGACGGCTTGGAACGGCGATTCAGTAGAATGATTTCTCAGATCCGCGTCTATGCGGAGCTTCTCAAGATCT ACAAGTCAAACCCAGATCTCTTCcacgctcctcctccatctcaacctccCTCCCAGCTCGACTCAGAGGCCGTCCAATCCATCGTCCTCTCCGCCGCGTCGTCGTTCCCCGCTACGCTCTCCGCCCTCACCGCCGTAAAGGACATCCCTATTCCCGAGTCCTCTGCCAGTGCGAGCTTGATCTCGCTCACGCAGCGCATGAAGGCAATTGAAGCTACGCAGATTGCACAAGCTGCCGAGATTTCTGCTCTTCGAAGTAGGAGCGAGGCGCTTGTACGATCGTGGTATGAAAACGGCGCAGTGGTGAATTCTCAGGTATTGGCGCACACCGAGGGCAAGATCCAGAGGGTGGAGCGTgaggtgagaagaagagagcgaatcattgaagaggagaagcaagaagaatga